The following are encoded in a window of Paenibacillaceae bacterium GAS479 genomic DNA:
- a CDS encoding two-component system, response regulator YesN, with the protein MLTMLIVDDDKFEREGVRYLVDKFGFDLEIHEAASGWSIRRVTGI; encoded by the coding sequence ATGCTAACAATGCTTATCGTCGACGACGACAAATTCGAACGAGAAGGTGTCCGTTACTTAGTCGATAAATTCGGTTTTGATCTGGAAATACACGAGGCAGCGAGCGGATGGTCGATCCGAAGGGTGACTGGCATCTAG